One genomic segment of Amycolatopsis sp. WQ 127309 includes these proteins:
- a CDS encoding HEXXH motif-containing putative peptide modification protein, protein MTAAFVPARQPADPALLACGDAALRSLTAVLNAGGAEPDGPLAAARALVEAADPAALRAAVLHPLFRHWRSTLDARVKIGAGDRISAWLDSLPRLLLAPALLARDDFARVRVPLVRGDQLRVPGLPRHLVVRPGTDPSVVVSREGGELRVERDGVTETFPAGILAAAGLGESRRPVLAGTPVELDATDPWVEEVLAGVNATPSPPPYPPRDIRPVPDATRVEAVFSRAAGLIGRAWPDCLAELTTHVRLVVPFTSALMEGWTSLSHLGAIFLRAVSDDDVPDPVRFTAERLVHEAAHTRLYVLSVRTRFFAEGGQHRLLSSPLRKDARPAAGVYHAAFVLARVAVVMARAAAVTGDERFAERGHECHAEFREAQDTLATSGALSEAGTELLEEAAAHAASPASGRVSGARAEGEGT, encoded by the coding sequence GTGACGGCCGCCTTCGTCCCGGCGCGGCAGCCGGCCGACCCCGCGCTGCTGGCCTGCGGTGACGCGGCGCTGCGGTCGCTGACCGCCGTGCTGAACGCCGGCGGCGCCGAGCCGGACGGTCCGCTGGCGGCCGCGCGGGCCCTGGTCGAGGCGGCCGATCCGGCGGCGTTGCGCGCCGCCGTGCTGCACCCGCTGTTCCGGCACTGGCGGTCCACATTGGACGCCCGGGTGAAGATCGGCGCCGGCGACCGGATCTCGGCGTGGCTGGACAGCCTGCCGCGGCTGCTGCTGGCCCCCGCGCTGCTCGCGCGGGACGACTTCGCGCGTGTCCGGGTGCCGCTCGTGCGCGGCGACCAGCTGCGCGTTCCCGGGCTGCCGCGGCACCTCGTGGTGCGGCCGGGCACCGACCCGTCGGTGGTCGTGTCGCGGGAAGGCGGCGAGCTGCGCGTCGAACGCGACGGCGTCACCGAGACGTTCCCGGCCGGGATCCTCGCCGCCGCCGGGCTCGGGGAGTCCCGCAGGCCGGTGCTCGCGGGCACCCCGGTGGAGCTGGACGCGACCGACCCGTGGGTCGAGGAGGTGCTCGCCGGGGTCAACGCCACGCCGTCGCCGCCGCCGTACCCGCCGCGCGACATCCGCCCGGTGCCCGACGCGACCCGCGTCGAGGCGGTGTTCTCCCGCGCCGCCGGGCTGATCGGCCGCGCCTGGCCGGACTGCCTGGCCGAGCTGACCACCCACGTCCGGCTGGTCGTGCCGTTCACCAGCGCCCTGATGGAGGGGTGGACGTCGCTGTCGCACCTCGGCGCGATCTTCCTCCGGGCGGTGTCGGACGACGACGTCCCCGACCCGGTCCGCTTCACCGCGGAGCGGCTCGTGCACGAAGCCGCGCACACCCGGCTGTACGTGCTGTCCGTGCGCACGCGGTTCTTCGCCGAAGGCGGGCAGCACCGGCTGCTGTCTTCGCCGCTGCGCAAGGACGCCCGCCCGGCCGCCGGCGTCTACCACGCGGCGTTCGTCCTGGCCCGGGTCGCGGTCGTGATGGCCCGCGCGGCGGCCGTGACGGGCGACGAGCGGTTCGCCGAACGCGGCCACGAATGCCACGCCGAGTTCCGCGAAGCCCAGGACACCCTGGCGACGTCGGGGGCGCTCAGCGAGGCGGGGACCGAACTGCTGGAAGAGGCCGCCGCGCACGCGGCGAGCCCGGCGAGCGGCCGCGTGAGCGG
- a CDS encoding HEXXH motif-containing putative peptide modification protein — MTTLEDTPLADGVADLAVSTVENDLSRRFVLSRLDGALDRIATRLATVLTPDELAPLRFAADALKGLPAAERAAVESHPYYMYWLVKQYERCVAGQRAALLEAMPDVGRFVLLPAARHGLVPGGGVELRARGGQLRFPGHLRHVLLPVGTPDGPVHATVDGDRLNVSGPGCDIHVPVAELLGEVAPGGGSPVAERPLIPGTAIEVDGTDPFVGDLYASMNARPPMAGYPPRDLAAMPVVAPETLDHLAAACALISRAWPAAGAELLGYTRLLVPFVSRSYSTFAEAAFPGAVFMGECRHPFSDLMYTAEHLLHEHSHVRLCMIMEQDPVFHGSGDTLVESPWRRDPRPLIGIVQGVFVFARVARFLRYAHRLTGEQRYARRRIEVVADVEAALQVLEINNVGFTPLGRTLLDQFAAEARTPVEAGPGEER; from the coding sequence ATGACTACCCTGGAAGACACGCCCCTGGCCGACGGCGTCGCGGACCTCGCCGTCAGCACCGTCGAGAACGACCTGAGCCGCCGGTTCGTCCTGTCCCGGTTGGACGGTGCTCTCGACCGCATCGCGACGCGCCTGGCGACGGTCCTCACGCCCGATGAGCTGGCCCCGTTGCGCTTCGCGGCCGACGCGCTGAAGGGGCTGCCCGCCGCCGAGCGGGCCGCCGTCGAGTCCCACCCCTACTACATGTACTGGCTGGTCAAGCAGTACGAGCGGTGCGTGGCCGGCCAGCGGGCCGCGCTCCTGGAAGCCATGCCCGACGTCGGGCGGTTCGTGCTGCTGCCCGCGGCCCGGCACGGACTGGTCCCCGGCGGCGGGGTCGAGCTGCGGGCCCGGGGCGGCCAGCTCCGGTTCCCCGGTCACCTCCGGCACGTGCTGCTGCCCGTCGGCACCCCGGACGGCCCGGTCCACGCCACTGTGGACGGTGACCGGCTGAACGTGTCGGGCCCGGGGTGCGACATCCACGTCCCGGTGGCCGAGCTGCTCGGCGAGGTCGCGCCCGGCGGCGGCTCGCCGGTCGCCGAGCGGCCGCTGATCCCGGGCACCGCGATCGAGGTCGACGGCACCGACCCGTTCGTCGGCGACCTGTACGCGTCGATGAACGCCCGGCCGCCGATGGCCGGCTACCCGCCCCGCGACCTCGCCGCGATGCCGGTGGTGGCCCCGGAGACGCTCGACCACCTCGCCGCGGCCTGCGCGCTGATCTCCCGCGCCTGGCCCGCCGCGGGCGCCGAGCTGCTCGGCTACACCCGGCTGCTGGTGCCGTTCGTGAGCCGGTCCTACTCGACGTTCGCCGAGGCGGCGTTCCCCGGCGCGGTGTTCATGGGGGAGTGCCGGCACCCGTTCTCGGACCTGATGTACACCGCCGAGCACCTGCTGCACGAGCACAGCCACGTGCGGCTGTGCATGATCATGGAGCAGGACCCGGTCTTCCACGGCAGCGGCGACACGCTCGTCGAGTCGCCGTGGCGGCGCGACCCGCGGCCGCTCATCGGGATCGTGCAAGGGGTCTTCGTCTTCGCCAGGGTCGCGCGGTTCCTGCGCTACGCCCACCGGCTGACCGGCGAACAGCGGTACGCCCGGCGGCGGATCGAGGTCGTGGCCGACGTCGAGGCCGCGCTGCAGGTGCTCGAGATCAACAACGTCGGGTTCACCCCGCTCGGGCGGACCCTGCTCGACCAGTTCGCCGCGGAAGCGCGGACCCCGGTCGAGGCCGGCCCGGGGGAGGAGCGGTGA